The proteins below come from a single Tissierella sp. MB52-C2 genomic window:
- a CDS encoding tRNA (cytidine(34)-2'-O)-methyltransferase, which translates to MALNIVLVEPEIPSNTGNIARTCALTGTVLHLVRPLGFSVDDKALKRAGLDYWNLVEIHYYDNFFELLEKYPNGDFYYATTKSKNNYTEFTYRDNSFFVFGKETKGLSNEILEGNLDKGIKIPMKANIARSLNLSNSVNIILFEALRQLDFPNIGT; encoded by the coding sequence ATGGCATTAAATATAGTACTTGTAGAACCTGAAATACCATCAAATACAGGTAATATTGCTAGAACCTGTGCCTTAACGGGAACAGTACTTCACTTAGTAAGACCTTTAGGTTTTTCAGTAGATGATAAAGCACTTAAACGAGCTGGACTTGATTATTGGAATTTAGTGGAAATACATTATTATGATAATTTCTTTGAGCTATTGGAAAAGTATCCTAATGGAGACTTTTATTATGCTACTACTAAATCTAAAAATAACTATACAGAATTTACTTATAGGGATAATTCATTTTTTGTCTTTGGGAAGGAGACAAAAGGCTTATCAAATGAGATATTGGAAGGAAACCTTGATAAAGGTATTAAAATACCTATGAAGGCGAATATAGCCAGGTCTTTAAATTTATCCAACTCAGTAAATATAATATTATTTGAAGCTTTAAGACAATTAGATTTTCCTAATATAGGAACATAG
- a CDS encoding Na/Pi cotransporter family protein has translation MDIALPVLGGLGLFLYGMNLMGTGLQKAAGEKLKRLIEVLTNNRLMGVLVGALVTMVIQSSSATTVMVIGFVNAGLMSLAQAAGVIMGANIGTTVTAQLIAFNLTDFAPLAVAIGVGIWIATSKKKAKNMAEILIGFGILFIGMDMMSGGLKPLADLPAFTNIMVSLNNPVLGMLVGLGLTTIVQSSSASIGLLQALASQGLLNINIAFPILFGDNIGTTTTAMISSVGANKTAKRAAIIHFLFNLIGTIIFMTILKTPIQDLVTKISPNDVQRQIANAHTLFNLINVAIQLPFAGLLVKAAQAIVPGDERQDVQESKFLDFRIIETPSIALGQVRKEIARMGDFVEDNLDRAKRAFVDGEYKEIEIALEQEQKINRLQKEITEYLVRLSNAPISDEEHKQVNVFFNNINDIERVGDHAENIVELAEERMEDNMQFTEGAIEELNEMFGKCQLAFKKSMEAFKTNGEKEAREVLVLEDEVDALETKNRENHIYRLNKGLCSTGPGIIFLDCISNLERISDHCSNVALYVLDNYKAKPKH, from the coding sequence ATGGATATAGCTCTGCCAGTACTTGGTGGACTAGGTTTATTCTTATATGGAATGAATCTAATGGGCACAGGTTTACAAAAAGCAGCAGGTGAGAAACTAAAGAGATTAATTGAAGTTTTAACGAACAATAGACTTATGGGTGTATTAGTGGGCGCACTTGTAACTATGGTTATTCAAAGTAGTTCTGCTACAACAGTTATGGTAATAGGATTTGTAAATGCGGGTCTTATGTCTTTGGCTCAAGCAGCAGGTGTTATTATGGGTGCCAATATTGGTACTACAGTAACTGCCCAGTTAATTGCTTTTAACTTAACAGATTTTGCACCTTTAGCAGTAGCAATAGGTGTAGGTATTTGGATTGCAACCTCAAAGAAAAAAGCTAAAAATATGGCAGAGATACTTATTGGATTTGGTATTCTGTTTATTGGTATGGATATGATGAGCGGTGGTCTAAAGCCTTTAGCAGATTTGCCAGCATTTACTAATATTATGGTTAGTTTAAATAATCCAGTTTTAGGTATGTTAGTGGGATTGGGACTTACTACCATTGTTCAGAGTAGTAGTGCTTCTATAGGTTTACTACAGGCTTTGGCTAGCCAAGGATTGTTAAATATAAATATTGCATTTCCAATTCTTTTTGGAGATAATATTGGTACAACTACAACAGCTATGATATCATCAGTTGGGGCTAATAAGACAGCAAAACGTGCAGCTATAATACATTTTTTATTTAACTTAATTGGTACCATTATATTTATGACAATTTTAAAAACACCAATACAAGATTTAGTAACGAAAATATCTCCTAATGATGTTCAGAGACAAATAGCTAATGCTCATACATTATTTAACCTAATAAATGTAGCTATTCAATTACCTTTTGCAGGATTATTGGTTAAGGCTGCACAAGCTATAGTTCCTGGAGATGAAAGACAAGATGTCCAAGAGTCAAAATTCCTTGACTTTAGAATTATAGAAACTCCATCTATAGCATTAGGACAAGTAAGAAAAGAAATTGCAAGAATGGGTGATTTCGTAGAAGATAATCTAGATAGAGCTAAAAGAGCATTTGTAGATGGTGAATATAAGGAAATTGAAATTGCTTTGGAACAAGAACAGAAAATAAATAGATTACAAAAAGAAATTACTGAATATCTAGTTAGACTTTCTAATGCCCCTATATCTGATGAAGAACATAAACAAGTTAATGTGTTTTTTAACAACATAAATGATATAGAGAGAGTAGGAGACCATGCTGAGAATATAGTTGAACTTGCAGAAGAAAGAATGGAAGATAATATGCAGTTTACAGAAGGAGCTATAGAAGAATTAAATGAAATGTTTGGGAAGTGTCAGTTGGCATTTAAAAAGTCTATGGAGGCTTTTAAAACAAATGGAGAGAAAGAAGCTCGAGAAGTATTAGTTTTAGAAGATGAAGTAGATGCTTTAGAAACAAAAAATAGGGAAAATCATATATATAGATTAAATAAAGGATTATGTTCTACAGGACCTGGTATAATCTTTTTAGATTGTATAAGTAATTTGGAGAGAATATCAGACCATTGTTCTAATGTGGCTTTATATGTACTAGATAACTATAAAGCAAAACCTAAACATTAA
- the trxB gene encoding thioredoxin-disulfide reductase: MIYDVIIVGAGPAGLAAGLYASRARLNTLIIEKDGDGGQIATTDEVANYPGSIENASGPSLIARMVEQVNEFGAKKVNDEIKSVEIEGKIKVLKGAKEEYQAKTVIIATGATPKPIGCPGEKELTGRGVSYCATCDAAFFEDLEVFVVGGGDSAVEEAMYLTKFARKVTIVHRRDELRAAKSIQEKAFKNEKMNFMWDTTITELKGDGILESMIVKNVKTGEEKEIFADEDDGTFGVFVFVGYNPATKLFDGIINMEDGYIKTDDNMNTNVPGVFAAGDNRVKSLRQVVTATADGAIAAVQAEKYINEHFED; the protein is encoded by the coding sequence ATGATTTATGATGTAATAATCGTAGGAGCAGGTCCTGCAGGATTAGCAGCAGGTCTTTATGCATCTAGAGCAAGACTTAATACTTTAATCATCGAAAAAGATGGAGATGGAGGACAAATAGCTACAACTGATGAAGTTGCTAACTATCCGGGTTCCATTGAAAATGCAAGTGGTCCATCTTTAATCGCAAGAATGGTAGAGCAAGTAAATGAGTTTGGTGCTAAAAAAGTAAACGATGAAATTAAATCAGTAGAAATTGAAGGAAAAATAAAAGTTTTAAAAGGTGCAAAAGAAGAATACCAAGCTAAGACTGTTATTATTGCAACAGGTGCTACACCAAAACCAATAGGTTGTCCGGGAGAAAAAGAATTAACAGGTAGAGGAGTTTCATACTGCGCTACATGTGATGCAGCTTTCTTTGAAGACTTAGAAGTGTTCGTAGTAGGTGGTGGCGATTCAGCAGTTGAAGAAGCTATGTACTTAACAAAATTCGCTAGAAAAGTTACTATCGTTCATAGAAGAGACGAGCTTAGAGCAGCTAAGTCAATCCAAGAAAAAGCATTTAAGAACGAAAAAATGAACTTTATGTGGGATACTACTATTACTGAATTAAAAGGTGATGGTATTCTTGAATCAATGATAGTTAAAAATGTTAAAACAGGTGAAGAAAAAGAAATATTCGCAGACGAAGATGATGGAACATTTGGAGTATTCGTATTCGTAGGATATAACCCAGCAACAAAATTATTTGATGGAATAATTAACATGGAAGATGGGTATATAAAAACTGACGATAATATGAATACTAACGTACCAGGAGTATTTGCTGCTGGAGACAACAGAGTTAAATCACTTAGACAAGTAGTAACTGCAACAGCAGATGGAGCAATAGCAGCTGTTCAAGCTGAAAAATATATAAATGAGCATTTTGAAGACTAG
- a CDS encoding thioredoxin domain-containing protein, whose amino-acid sequence MLELNKDNFEAEVLQAEGYVLVDYWGPTCEPCKALMPHIHAYEEQYGDKIKFSSLDITKARRLAIGQKVMGLPVIAIYKDGERIDAVVADDATKESVEELIKKYI is encoded by the coding sequence ATGTTAGAGCTAAATAAAGATAATTTTGAAGCAGAAGTATTACAAGCAGAAGGATATGTTTTGGTAGATTACTGGGGACCAACTTGTGAACCATGTAAAGCGCTTATGCCACATATTCATGCTTATGAAGAACAATATGGTGACAAAATCAAATTTTCATCATTAGATATTACTAAAGCAAGAAGACTTGCAATTGGACAAAAAGTTATGGGATTACCTGTAATTGCTATTTACAAAGATGGTGAAAGAATAGATGCAGTAGTAGCAGATGATGCTACAAAAGAATCAGTAGAAGAATTAATTAAAAAATACATCTAA
- a CDS encoding glycine/sarcosine/betaine reductase component B subunit has translation MRLELGHVLIKDVQFGSETKLENGVLTVNKEELINLITEDEHLASVDVEIAKPGESIRITPVKDVVEPRVKVEGPGGVFPGILSKVDVVGSGKTNVLKGCTVMTTGKIVGFQEGIVDMTGPGAEYTPFSKTINLVMKCEPIEGLKQHDHEKAVRFAGFKAAAYLAETAKTLAPDTVEVFEVDTLLEGIKKYPNLPKVGYVQMLQTQGLLHDTYVYGVDAKQIVPTIMYPTEIMDGAIVSGNCVSACDKNTTYHQMNNPVIHDLLAAHGKTLNFVGVIITNENVYLADKERSSNWSAKLAEYLGLDGVIISQEGFGNPDTDLIMNTKKIEAKGIKTVIITDEYAGRDGASQSLADADPSANAVVTGGNANEVIVLPPMDKVIGTLDYVDIIAGGFDGSLAADGTITVEIQAITGATNEVGFNKMSARGF, from the coding sequence ATGCGTCTGGAATTAGGCCATGTGCTAATTAAAGATGTTCAATTTGGTAGTGAAACCAAACTTGAAAACGGGGTGCTAACTGTAAATAAAGAAGAATTAATCAACTTAATTACAGAAGACGAGCACCTTGCATCAGTAGACGTTGAAATTGCAAAACCTGGTGAAAGTATTAGAATTACACCTGTTAAGGACGTAGTTGAGCCAAGAGTTAAGGTTGAAGGTCCAGGAGGGGTTTTCCCAGGAATATTATCAAAGGTTGATGTTGTAGGTTCAGGAAAAACTAATGTTTTAAAAGGTTGTACAGTAATGACAACTGGTAAAATCGTTGGTTTCCAAGAAGGTATTGTAGATATGACAGGACCAGGAGCAGAATATACTCCATTTTCAAAAACTATAAACTTAGTTATGAAATGTGAACCAATAGAAGGATTAAAGCAACACGATCATGAGAAAGCTGTTAGATTTGCTGGATTTAAAGCTGCTGCTTATCTTGCAGAAACAGCAAAAACATTAGCTCCAGATACAGTAGAGGTATTTGAAGTAGATACATTGTTAGAAGGAATTAAGAAGTATCCTAATCTTCCAAAGGTAGGATATGTTCAAATGCTTCAAACTCAAGGATTACTTCATGATACTTATGTATACGGAGTAGATGCTAAACAAATAGTACCAACTATAATGTACCCAACTGAAATTATGGACGGTGCAATTGTAAGTGGTAACTGTGTATCTGCTTGTGATAAGAATACAACTTACCATCAAATGAATAACCCAGTTATTCATGACCTTTTAGCAGCTCACGGTAAAACACTTAATTTCGTAGGTGTTATAATCACAAACGAAAACGTTTACCTAGCTGATAAAGAAAGATCATCAAACTGGTCAGCTAAACTTGCTGAATACCTAGGACTTGATGGAGTTATAATTTCACAAGAAGGATTTGGTAACCCAGATACAGACCTTATAATGAATACTAAGAAAATAGAAGCTAAAGGTATCAAAACTGTAATCATTACTGATGAGTACGCAGGTAGAGATGGTGCCAGCCAATCTCTAGCAGATGCTGACCCTTCAGCTAATGCAGTAGTTACAGGAGGTAATGCTAACGAAGTAATCGTATTACCACCAATGGATAAAGTAATTGGTACTTTAGATTATGTTGACATCATAGCAGGAGGATTTGACGGAAGCTTAGCAGCTGACGGTACAATTACTGTAGAAATCCAAGCTATTACTGGAGCAACTAATGAAGTAGGCTTCAACAAAATGTCAGCAAGAGGATTCTAA
- the grdA gene encoding glycine/sarcosine/betaine reductase complex selenoprotein A, with product MSIFNENTKVIIIGDRDGIPGPAMEECIKTTPAEVVFSATECFVUTAAGAMDLENQKRVKDLTEKYGAENMLVLIGGAEAESAGLAAETVTAGDPTFAGPLAGVPLGLKVYHAVEPEFKESVDADVYDEQIGMMEMVLDVDEIVAEVKGMRDEFTKF from the coding sequence ATGTCAATATTTAATGAAAACACAAAAGTTATCATTATCGGTGACAGAGATGGTATACCAGGACCAGCTATGGAAGAATGTATAAAAACCACTCCTGCAGAAGTAGTATTTTCAGCAACAGAATGTTTTGTCTGAACGGCTGCAGGCGCAATGGACTTAGAAAATCAAAAAAGGGTTAAAGATTTAACTGAAAAATACGGAGCAGAAAATATGCTAGTATTAATCGGTGGAGCAGAAGCTGAATCAGCAGGATTAGCAGCTGAAACAGTTACTGCAGGAGACCCAACTTTCGCAGGTCCATTAGCAGGAGTTCCGTTGGGACTTAAAGTTTATCATGCAGTAGAACCAGAATTCAAAGAATCAGTAGATGCTGATGTATATGATGAGCAAATCGGTATGATGGAAATGGTTCTTGACGTTGATGAAATAGTGGCAGAAGTAAAAGGTATGAGAGACGAATTTACTAAATTTTAA
- the grdB gene encoding glycine reductase complex selenoprotein B codes for MGKIKVVHYINQFYAGIGGEEKADHKPEAREGAMGPGLAIQAGFKDEAEIVATVICGDGYFGENLEDAKREVLELIKQYSPDLVIAGPAFNAGRYGVAAGTVTEAVQNELGIPAVTGMYIENPGADMFKKSVYVVSTRNSAAGMRDAVGKLVPLALKVAKGEEIGSPEEEGYLERGIRKNYFTDKRGSERAVDMLVKKLAGEEFVTEFPMPNFDRVDPNPAIKDLSKATIAIVTSGGIVPHGNPDHIESSSAQKYGKYDIEGVDDLKEGEWETAHGGHDPVYANIDSDRVIPVDVLREMEKEGKIGKLHRYFYSTVGNGTAVASSKKFSEEFSAEMKRDGVDAVILTSTUGTCTRCGATMVKEVERAGIPVVHMCTVVPISLTVGANRIVPTIAIPHPLGDPKLDPKEEKALRRKLVERALEALTTEVTEQTVFDVKK; via the coding sequence ATGGGGAAAATTAAAGTAGTCCACTATATAAACCAGTTCTATGCTGGAATCGGTGGAGAAGAAAAAGCAGACCACAAACCAGAAGCTAGAGAAGGCGCAATGGGACCTGGTTTAGCTATTCAAGCAGGATTTAAAGATGAAGCTGAAATCGTAGCTACAGTTATATGTGGGGATGGATATTTTGGTGAAAATCTAGAAGATGCAAAAAGAGAAGTTCTTGAATTAATAAAACAATATAGCCCAGATCTAGTTATAGCTGGACCAGCATTTAACGCAGGTAGATATGGAGTTGCAGCAGGTACAGTTACAGAAGCTGTACAAAATGAATTGGGAATACCAGCTGTAACTGGTATGTATATAGAAAACCCAGGTGCTGATATGTTCAAGAAATCAGTATATGTTGTTTCTACAAGAAACTCAGCTGCTGGTATGAGAGATGCAGTTGGAAAACTAGTACCATTAGCACTTAAAGTAGCTAAAGGTGAAGAAATAGGTTCTCCAGAAGAAGAAGGATATTTAGAAAGAGGAATCAGAAAGAATTACTTCACTGATAAGAGAGGTTCTGAAAGAGCAGTTGATATGCTTGTAAAGAAACTTGCAGGAGAAGAATTTGTTACTGAATTCCCAATGCCAAACTTTGATAGAGTGGATCCAAATCCAGCTATTAAAGATCTTTCAAAAGCTACAATAGCTATAGTAACTTCAGGTGGTATAGTTCCACACGGAAACCCTGACCACATTGAGTCATCATCAGCACAAAAATATGGTAAATATGACATTGAAGGTGTTGATGATCTTAAAGAAGGAGAATGGGAAACAGCACACGGCGGACATGACCCAGTATATGCTAATATAGATTCAGATAGAGTTATTCCAGTTGACGTTTTACGTGAAATGGAAAAAGAAGGAAAAATTGGAAAGTTACACAGATATTTCTACTCTACAGTAGGAAATGGTACTGCTGTAGCAAGCTCTAAGAAATTCTCAGAGGAATTTTCTGCAGAAATGAAGAGAGATGGAGTAGACGCAGTTATCTTAACTTCTACGTGAGGCACTTGTACACGTTGCGGTGCAACAATGGTAAAAGAAGTTGAGAGAGCTGGTATTCCAGTAGTTCATATGTGTACAGTAGTTCCAATATCATTAACAGTAGGAGCTAATAGAATAGTTCCAACTATAGCTATACCTCACCCATTAGGAGATCCGAAATTAGATCCTAAGGAAGAGAAAGCTCTTAGAAGAAAATTAGTTGAAAGAGCATTAGAAGCTTTAACAACTGAAGTAACAGAGCAAACTGTATTTGATGTTAAGAAATAA
- the grdC gene encoding glycine/sarcosine/betaine reductase complex component C subunit beta, protein MNYSVVKGTSYVLVHTPDMIIHNGTTQTTEKHLNPNSEYLKAIPNHIRTFEEAVNYMPNQVYIGNHKPAELKTIEQPWYDKDVADAKRDGKFGEIMPQDEFLGLIKIVDVFDLVLLSKEFTAEVKPKLEAHPLIKDEFVAKLKEGHDIADIEKFVNEQDAEGLYFDKKLIGCVKRAHDVDANLNAHVILENLVAKASGVLAAWHLLAKNDLQPEEVEYVIECSEEACGDMNQRGGGNFAKSIAEMAGLTNATGSDLRGFCAAPAHALISAASLVQAGTFKKVMVVSGGSTAKLGMNGKDHIKKGMPILEDVVGGFAVIIAENDGVNPVLRTDLVGRHTVGTGSSPQAVITSLVTAPLDKAGLKITDIDKYSVEMQNPDVTKPAGAGDVPTANYKMIAALGVKRGEIERTGIDAFIQNHGMEGWAPTQGHIPSGAPYVGFAREAMLAGEINRTMIVGKGSLFLGRMTNLFDGASIVMEKNTGKLDAGKGVSEEEVRGLVAEAMRDFASHLLQD, encoded by the coding sequence ATGAATTATTCAGTAGTAAAAGGAACATCTTATGTATTGGTGCATACACCAGATATGATTATTCACAATGGTACAACTCAAACAACAGAAAAACATTTAAATCCAAATTCAGAGTATTTAAAAGCTATTCCAAATCATATACGTACTTTTGAAGAAGCAGTTAACTATATGCCAAATCAAGTGTACATTGGAAATCATAAGCCAGCTGAGCTTAAAACAATTGAACAACCATGGTATGATAAAGACGTAGCAGATGCAAAAAGAGATGGTAAATTTGGTGAAATAATGCCACAAGATGAATTTTTAGGTCTTATTAAAATAGTAGACGTATTTGATCTTGTGTTATTATCAAAAGAGTTTACAGCAGAAGTTAAACCAAAATTAGAAGCTCATCCATTAATTAAGGATGAATTTGTTGCAAAATTAAAAGAAGGTCACGATATAGCAGATATTGAAAAGTTTGTAAATGAACAAGATGCAGAAGGACTTTATTTTGATAAAAAATTAATTGGTTGTGTAAAAAGAGCTCACGATGTGGACGCTAACTTAAACGCTCATGTAATTTTAGAAAACCTTGTAGCAAAAGCTTCAGGAGTATTAGCAGCATGGCATTTACTAGCTAAAAATGATCTACAACCAGAAGAAGTAGAATATGTAATAGAGTGTTCAGAAGAAGCTTGTGGAGATATGAACCAAAGAGGTGGCGGTAACTTTGCTAAATCTATAGCTGAAATGGCTGGTTTAACAAATGCTACAGGTTCAGACCTAAGAGGATTCTGTGCGGCTCCAGCTCATGCTTTAATTTCAGCAGCTTCACTAGTTCAAGCAGGTACTTTCAAAAAAGTAATGGTTGTTTCAGGTGGATCTACGGCTAAATTAGGTATGAATGGTAAAGACCATATTAAAAAAGGTATGCCTATATTAGAAGACGTTGTAGGTGGATTTGCAGTAATAATCGCTGAAAACGATGGAGTAAACCCAGTTTTAAGAACTGATTTAGTTGGTAGACATACAGTTGGTACTGGATCATCACCTCAGGCAGTAATTACTTCATTAGTTACGGCACCACTTGATAAAGCAGGATTAAAAATAACTGATATTGATAAATATTCAGTAGAAATGCAAAACCCAGATGTTACAAAGCCAGCAGGAGCAGGAGATGTTCCAACAGCTAACTATAAAATGATTGCAGCTCTAGGAGTTAAGAGAGGCGAAATTGAAAGAACTGGTATAGATGCATTTATTCAAAACCATGGTATGGAAGGATGGGCTCCAACTCAAGGTCATATTCCTTCAGGAGCACCATATGTTGGATTCGCTAGAGAAGCAATGTTAGCAGGTGAAATAAATAGAACTATGATCGTAGGAAAGGGAAGCTTATTCTTAGGTAGAATGACTAACTTATTCGACGGGGCATCAATAGTTATGGAAAAAAATACTGGAAAGTTAGATGCGGGTAAAGGTGTATCAGAAGAAGAAGTTAGAGGACTTGTAGCAGAAGCTATGAGAGATTTTGCTTCTCATCTACTTCAAGATTAG
- the grdD gene encoding glycine/sarcosine/betaine reductase complex component C subunit alpha yields MSDNNIKGMIGKVFNDIADAMQTGQFGERVRVGITVAGSELGIDNIVKGAEMAQARDNSIEVVLIGPKVDSKLTQYNVEGEDAQHKKMEELLDSGEIGACITMHYNFPIGVSTVGRVVTPGQGREMFLATTTGTSSPHRVEAMVKNGIYGIIAAKAMGIKEPTVGILNVDGARQVERAFKELNSKGYPVNFTESGRADGGSVMRGNDLLTGTPDIMINDTLTGNLLMKVFSSFSTGGSYEAQGFGYGPGIGEDYNRTILILSRASGTPVVANAIGYAASLVRGNVINIAKEEFEKANKAGLKDILKGLTKDTKKVEAKEEETVEAPPAETVTGTINGIDIMELEDAVQALWKEGIYAESGMGCTGPIVMVNEAKLSEAIKALAKAGYDVGESDPC; encoded by the coding sequence ATGTCAGATAACAATATAAAAGGTATGATTGGTAAAGTATTTAATGATATTGCAGATGCAATGCAAACTGGTCAATTTGGAGAAAGGGTTAGAGTAGGTATTACAGTAGCAGGCTCAGAACTAGGAATTGACAATATAGTAAAAGGTGCTGAAATGGCTCAAGCCAGAGACAATAGCATTGAAGTAGTACTAATTGGACCAAAAGTTGATTCAAAACTTACTCAATACAATGTTGAAGGAGAAGATGCTCAACATAAGAAAATGGAAGAATTACTAGACAGTGGAGAAATTGGAGCTTGTATCACTATGCACTATAATTTCCCAATAGGAGTTTCTACAGTAGGTAGAGTTGTAACTCCTGGACAAGGTCGTGAAATGTTCTTAGCTACAACTACAGGAACATCATCACCACATAGAGTTGAAGCTATGGTTAAAAATGGTATCTATGGTATTATAGCTGCAAAAGCTATGGGAATCAAAGAACCAACTGTAGGTATTCTAAATGTTGATGGTGCAAGACAAGTAGAAAGAGCTTTCAAGGAATTAAATAGCAAGGGATATCCAGTTAACTTCACAGAATCAGGAAGAGCAGATGGCGGTTCAGTAATGAGAGGTAATGACCTTTTAACAGGAACACCAGATATTATGATTAATGATACTTTAACAGGTAATCTTTTAATGAAGGTATTTTCATCGTTCTCAACAGGTGGATCATATGAAGCACAAGGCTTTGGATATGGCCCTGGAATTGGAGAAGATTATAATAGAACAATTCTTATTCTTTCAAGAGCATCAGGCACTCCAGTAGTGGCTAATGCAATTGGTTACGCAGCATCTTTAGTAAGAGGCAATGTAATTAATATTGCTAAGGAAGAATTTGAAAAGGCAAATAAAGCAGGACTTAAAGATATATTAAAAGGTCTTACAAAAGATACCAAAAAAGTGGAAGCTAAAGAAGAAGAAACGGTAGAAGCTCCACCAGCAGAAACTGTTACCGGAACTATAAATGGTATAGATATTATGGAATTAGAAGATGCTGTTCAAGCACTTTGGAAAGAAGGTATCTATGCTGAGTCTGGAATGGGTTGTACAGGACCAATAGTAATGGTAAATGAAGCTAAGTTAAGCGAAGCTATTAAAGCATTGGCAAAGGCTGGTTATGATGTAGGCGAATCTGATCCATGCTAA
- a CDS encoding BMP family ABC transporter substrate-binding protein — protein MKVKRKLLALSLVLALVLSFALTGCKAADKTPEDDNSTITDGTNTPDDNDTEATDLKVSMVTDEGGVNDQSFNQSAWEGLQQAEKELGVTVKYQESHQEADYAPNFETLLDAGNDLIWGIGYKLADAALAAAEANPDTNYAIIDSAYENTPENMVGVLFKQEQPSFLVGYIAGRMTETNKLGFVGGIEGEVIGAFDYGYQAGVQYAAKELGKEITVLSQYADSFSDAAKGKSIATNMYQQGMDIVFHAAGGVGDGVIEAAKEQDKWVIGVDRDQNDMAPDNVLTSAMKRVDVGVYNIVKLLKEGNFPGGTTVVYGLEDNGAVDIAPTSSKNVPAEILEAVEKVKQDIIDGKIEVPVNQETYDAFVEGLK, from the coding sequence ATGAAAGTGAAAAGAAAATTATTAGCATTATCATTAGTCTTAGCATTAGTTCTATCCTTTGCATTAACAGGATGTAAAGCAGCTGATAAGACTCCAGAAGATGATAACAGCACAATAACCGATGGTACTAATACACCAGATGACAATGATACAGAAGCTACAGACCTTAAAGTTAGTATGGTTACAGATGAAGGTGGAGTAAATGACCAATCATTTAACCAATCAGCTTGGGAAGGTTTACAACAAGCAGAAAAAGAGTTAGGAGTTACTGTAAAATATCAAGAATCACATCAAGAAGCAGATTATGCACCTAACTTCGAAACATTATTAGATGCAGGTAACGATTTAATTTGGGGAATTGGATATAAATTAGCTGATGCTGCATTAGCAGCTGCTGAAGCAAATCCAGATACTAACTATGCTATAATTGACTCCGCTTATGAAAATACACCAGAAAATATGGTAGGAGTATTATTTAAACAAGAACAACCATCTTTCTTGGTTGGATACATTGCAGGTAGAATGACAGAAACTAACAAATTAGGTTTTGTTGGCGGTATTGAAGGAGAAGTTATTGGAGCATTTGATTATGGATACCAAGCAGGAGTTCAATATGCAGCAAAAGAATTAGGAAAAGAAATTACAGTTTTATCACAATATGCTGATTCATTCTCAGATGCAGCTAAAGGTAAATCAATAGCTACTAATATGTATCAACAAGGTATGGACATAGTATTCCATGCAGCTGGTGGAGTAGGCGATGGTGTTATTGAAGCAGCTAAAGAACAAGACAAATGGGTAATTGGAGTAGATAGAGACCAAAACGATATGGCTCCAGATAATGTTTTAACTTCAGCTATGAAACGTGTAGACGTTGGTGTATACAATATAGTTAAATTATTAAAAGAAGGAAACTTCCCAGGTGGTACTACTGTAGTATACGGTTTAGAAGATAATGGTGCTGTAGATATAGCTCCTACATCAAGCAAAAATGTTCCAGCTGAAATTTTAGAAGCAGTAGAAAAAGTTAAACAAGATATTATAGATGGAAAGATAGAAGTTCCAGTTAATCAAGAAACTTATGATGCATTTGTAGAAGGTTTAAAATAA